A single genomic interval of Saccharothrix saharensis harbors:
- a CDS encoding acyl-CoA dehydrogenase family protein, with amino-acid sequence MNFTESAERRALRQAVADLAGGYGHEYFTAKARAGEKTDELWAEAGRLGYLGVAVPEEYGGGGGGIGDLAAVCEELARAGCPLLLTVVSPAICATVIARFGTAEQKRRWLPGFADGTTKMAFAITESDAGSNSHKLATALHREGDEWVLKGGKTYISGVDEVEAVMVVARHVDARGQRLLPSLLIVPTDAPGFTHQHIPMEVLSPEKQFTCFFDDVRLPLDALVGTEDAGLAQLFAGLNPERIMAASFATGMARRALDQASEYARTRTVWDTPIGAHQGIAHPLAQCAIQVELARLMTQKAAALYDAGEDRAAGEAANMAKYAAGEAVAGAVDQAIQVHGGNGLSSEYGLGAMLAASRLSRIAPVSREMILNFVAQHTLKLPRSY; translated from the coding sequence ATCAACTTCACCGAGAGCGCGGAACGACGGGCGTTGCGCCAAGCGGTCGCCGACCTCGCCGGCGGGTACGGCCACGAGTACTTCACCGCCAAGGCCAGGGCGGGGGAGAAGACCGACGAGCTGTGGGCCGAGGCGGGCCGGCTCGGCTACCTCGGCGTGGCCGTGCCCGAGGAGTACGGCGGCGGTGGCGGCGGGATCGGCGACCTGGCCGCCGTGTGCGAGGAACTGGCCAGGGCGGGCTGCCCGCTGCTGCTGACCGTCGTCTCGCCGGCCATCTGCGCCACCGTGATCGCCCGGTTCGGCACGGCCGAGCAGAAGCGGCGGTGGTTGCCCGGGTTCGCCGACGGCACCACGAAGATGGCGTTCGCCATCACCGAGTCCGACGCGGGCTCCAACTCCCACAAGCTCGCCACCGCGCTGCACCGCGAGGGTGACGAGTGGGTGCTCAAGGGCGGCAAGACGTACATCTCGGGCGTGGACGAGGTGGAGGCGGTCATGGTGGTCGCGCGTCACGTGGACGCGAGAGGCCAGCGGCTGCTCCCCTCCCTGCTGATCGTGCCGACGGACGCGCCCGGCTTCACCCACCAGCACATCCCGATGGAGGTGCTGTCGCCGGAGAAGCAGTTCACCTGCTTCTTCGACGACGTGCGCCTGCCGCTGGACGCGCTGGTCGGCACCGAGGACGCGGGACTGGCCCAGTTGTTCGCCGGGCTCAACCCGGAGCGGATCATGGCGGCGTCGTTCGCCACCGGCATGGCCCGCCGCGCACTCGACCAGGCGAGCGAGTACGCCCGCACCAGGACCGTCTGGGACACGCCGATCGGCGCGCACCAGGGCATCGCGCACCCGCTGGCCCAGTGCGCGATCCAGGTCGAGCTGGCGAGGCTGATGACCCAGAAAGCCGCGGCTCTCTACGACGCTGGGGAGGACCGGGCTGCTGGTGAGGCGGCCAACATGGCCAAGTACGCGGCGGGGGAGGCGGTGGCGGGGGCGGTGGACCAGGCCATCCAGGTCCACGGCGGCAACGGGCTGTCGTCCGAGTACGGACTGGGCGCCATGCTGGCCGCGTCCCGGCTGTCCCGCATCGCCCCGGTCAGCCGGGAAATGATCCTGAACTTCGTGGCGCAGCACACGTTGAAGTTGCCGCGCTCCTATTGA
- a CDS encoding acetyl/propionyl/methylcrotonyl-CoA carboxylase subunit alpha: MIRRLLIANRGEIARRVIRTCREVGISPVAVFSDPDERSPHVREADAAVRLPGATPAETYLRGDALVAAALAAGADAVHPGYGFLSENASFARAVLDAGLTWVGPAPEVVEAMGSKVAAKERMAAAGVPVLPELDPESADEFPLLVKASAGGGGRGMRVVRSADELADQVAAARREAESAFGDGTVFCEPLLEHARHVEVQVLADAHGTVWALGERECSIQRRHQKIVEETPSPAVTPPVRERLVDAATKAARAIGYVGAGTVEFLFTDDGSFHFLEVNTRLQVEHPVTEEVFGVDLVAWQLAIAEGAHLPAEPPTPHGHAVEARLYAEDPAHDWRPASGTLHRFAVPAGVRVDSGVEDGSEVGVHYDPMLAKVIAWAPTRHAAVRKLAAALDRAEVHGLVTNRDLLVRTLRHPEFGAGRTHTGFLDQHGLTTPEPVDVRPHALAAALALAERRRTDLPPGWRNVPSQPQRTAFEHGGDVVEVDYRHTRAGVQTSLPVVVVAASPGEVTFERDGVRTTYPVAVYGHRVEVGAVSLEVRPRFPEPEAKVAEGATVAPMPGTVVRVAVEPGQRVEAGAELLVLEAMKMEHRVLATTGGAVAEVLVRAGQQVDAGDVLAVVEAS, translated from the coding sequence ATGATCCGCAGGCTGTTGATCGCCAACCGGGGTGAGATCGCGCGTCGCGTGATCCGCACGTGCCGCGAGGTCGGCATCTCGCCGGTCGCCGTGTTCTCCGACCCCGACGAGCGCTCGCCGCACGTCCGCGAAGCCGACGCGGCCGTGCGGCTGCCCGGCGCCACGCCCGCCGAGACCTACCTGCGCGGTGACGCGCTGGTGGCCGCCGCCCTCGCCGCCGGCGCGGACGCGGTGCACCCCGGCTACGGGTTCCTGTCCGAGAACGCCTCGTTCGCGCGAGCGGTGCTCGACGCCGGGCTCACCTGGGTCGGGCCGGCCCCGGAGGTCGTCGAGGCGATGGGCTCGAAGGTCGCGGCGAAGGAGCGGATGGCCGCGGCCGGCGTGCCGGTGCTGCCCGAGCTCGACCCCGAGTCGGCCGACGAGTTCCCGCTGCTGGTCAAGGCCTCGGCCGGTGGTGGTGGGCGGGGCATGAGGGTTGTCCGGTCCGCCGATGAGCTGGCCGACCAGGTGGCCGCCGCCCGGCGCGAGGCCGAGTCCGCGTTCGGCGACGGCACGGTGTTCTGCGAACCGCTGCTGGAGCACGCCCGGCACGTCGAGGTGCAGGTGCTCGCCGACGCGCACGGCACGGTGTGGGCGCTGGGCGAGCGGGAGTGCTCCATCCAGCGCCGCCACCAGAAGATCGTCGAGGAGACGCCGAGCCCGGCCGTGACGCCGCCGGTCCGGGAACGGCTGGTCGACGCCGCCACGAAGGCCGCTCGGGCCATCGGTTACGTCGGCGCGGGCACGGTGGAGTTCCTGTTCACCGACGACGGCTCGTTCCACTTCCTGGAGGTCAACACGCGCCTCCAGGTGGAGCACCCGGTCACCGAGGAGGTGTTCGGCGTCGACCTGGTCGCCTGGCAGCTCGCCATCGCCGAGGGCGCCCACCTGCCCGCCGAGCCGCCGACCCCGCACGGCCACGCCGTCGAAGCCCGCCTGTACGCCGAGGACCCGGCGCACGACTGGCGGCCCGCGAGCGGCACCCTGCACCGGTTCGCCGTGCCGGCCGGTGTGCGGGTCGACAGCGGTGTCGAGGACGGCAGCGAGGTGGGCGTGCACTACGACCCCATGCTGGCCAAGGTGATCGCGTGGGCGCCGACCCGGCACGCCGCCGTCCGCAAGCTCGCCGCCGCGCTCGACCGCGCCGAGGTGCACGGCCTGGTCACCAACCGCGACCTGCTCGTGCGCACGCTGCGGCACCCGGAGTTCGGCGCGGGCCGCACCCACACCGGTTTCCTCGACCAGCACGGCCTCACCACTCCGGAGCCGGTCGACGTGCGGCCCCACGCGCTGGCCGCCGCCCTGGCCCTGGCCGAACGGCGGCGCACCGACCTGCCGCCGGGCTGGCGCAACGTCCCGTCCCAGCCGCAGCGCACCGCGTTCGAGCACGGCGGCGACGTGGTGGAGGTCGACTACCGGCACACCCGCGCGGGCGTCCAGACGAGCCTTCCCGTGGTGGTGGTCGCGGCGTCGCCGGGCGAGGTGACGTTCGAGCGCGACGGCGTCCGCACGACGTACCCGGTCGCGGTGTACGGGCACCGGGTGGAAGTGGGCGCGGTGTCGCTCGAAGTCCGTCCCCGTTTCCCCGAACCGGAGGCCAAGGTGGCCGAGGGCGCCACGGTCGCACCCATGCCCGGCACGGTGGTGCGGGTGGCCGTCGAGCCGGGGCAGCGGGTCGAGGCGGGCGCGGAGCTGCTGGTGCTGGAAGCGATGAAGATGGAGCATCGCGTGCTGGCCACCACCGGCGGCGCGGTCGCGGAAGTGCTGGTGCGGGCAGGTCAACAGGTCGACGCGGGCGACGTGCTCGCGGTTGTGGAGGCGTCGTGA
- a CDS encoding acyl-CoA carboxylase subunit beta: MSVLRTAVDRRSPDYAANREALLARITELDAEQAKALAGGGPKYTERHHKRGKLLARERIELLVDPDSPFLELSPLAAWGTDYPVGASVVTGIGVVEGVECVIVANDPTVRGGASNPWTLRKTFRANDIALQNRLPLIGLVESGGADLPSQSEIFIPGGRAFRDLTRLSAAGIPTISTVFGNATAGGAYVPGMSDYVVMIKERSKVFLGGPPLVRMATGEESDDESLGGARMHGTTSGLADFVAEDEVDAIRLTRRVVARLNRRKLGPAPKAVEPPLHDEEDLLGLVPTDLRVPFDPREVIARIVDGSRFDEFKPDYGTSLVTGWADLHGYPVGVLANARGVLFSEEAQKAAQFIQLANASDTPLLFLQNTTGYMVGAQYEQGGIIKHGAMMINAVSNSRVPHLTVVMGASYGAGNYGMCGRAYDPRFLFTWPNAKSAVMGPKQLAGVLSIVARQAAAAKGQDYNDEHDEAMRRMVEDQIEQQSVAAFLSGRLYDDGVIDPRDTRTVLGLCLSAIHSGPIKGAEAYGVFRM, from the coding sequence ATGAGCGTGTTGCGCACGGCGGTGGACCGCCGGTCGCCCGACTACGCGGCCAACCGCGAGGCGTTGCTGGCGCGGATCACCGAACTGGACGCCGAGCAGGCGAAGGCGCTCGCGGGTGGCGGGCCGAAGTACACCGAGCGGCACCATAAGCGCGGCAAGCTGCTGGCGCGCGAGCGGATCGAGCTGCTGGTGGACCCCGACAGCCCGTTCCTGGAGCTGTCGCCGCTGGCCGCGTGGGGCACCGACTACCCGGTGGGCGCCAGCGTGGTGACCGGCATCGGGGTGGTCGAAGGCGTCGAGTGCGTGATCGTGGCCAACGACCCGACTGTGCGCGGCGGGGCGAGCAACCCGTGGACGTTGCGCAAGACGTTCCGGGCCAACGACATCGCGTTGCAGAACCGGCTGCCGCTGATCGGGCTGGTCGAGTCGGGCGGTGCGGACCTGCCGAGCCAGAGCGAGATCTTCATCCCGGGCGGGCGGGCGTTCCGCGACCTGACCCGGCTCTCGGCGGCCGGCATCCCGACCATCAGCACGGTGTTCGGCAACGCGACCGCGGGCGGCGCCTACGTGCCCGGGATGTCGGACTACGTGGTGATGATCAAGGAGCGCTCGAAGGTGTTCCTCGGCGGCCCGCCGCTGGTCAGGATGGCCACGGGGGAGGAGTCCGACGACGAGTCGCTGGGCGGCGCGCGGATGCACGGCACCACGTCCGGGTTGGCCGACTTCGTGGCCGAGGACGAGGTGGACGCGATCCGGCTCACCCGCCGCGTGGTGGCCCGGCTGAACCGGCGCAAGCTCGGCCCCGCGCCGAAGGCCGTCGAGCCGCCGCTGCACGACGAGGAGGACCTGCTCGGGCTGGTGCCGACGGACCTGCGCGTGCCGTTCGACCCGCGCGAGGTGATCGCCCGGATCGTGGACGGGTCGCGGTTCGACGAGTTCAAGCCCGACTACGGCACCAGCCTGGTCACCGGGTGGGCCGACCTGCACGGGTACCCGGTCGGGGTGCTGGCCAACGCGCGCGGCGTGCTGTTCAGCGAGGAGGCGCAGAAGGCCGCGCAGTTCATCCAGCTCGCCAACGCGAGCGACACGCCGTTGCTGTTCCTGCAGAACACGACCGGGTACATGGTCGGCGCGCAGTACGAGCAGGGCGGGATCATCAAGCACGGCGCGATGATGATCAACGCGGTGTCGAACAGCCGCGTGCCGCACCTGACCGTCGTGATGGGCGCGTCCTACGGCGCGGGCAACTACGGCATGTGCGGCCGGGCCTACGACCCGAGGTTCCTGTTCACCTGGCCCAACGCCAAGTCGGCCGTGATGGGGCCCAAGCAGTTGGCCGGCGTGCTGTCGATCGTGGCGCGCCAGGCCGCCGCCGCGAAGGGCCAGGACTACAACGACGAGCACGACGAGGCCATGCGCCGGATGGTGGAGGACCAGATCGAGCAGCAGTCGGTGGCCGCCTTCCTCTCCGGCCGCCTCTACGACGACGGCGTGATCGACCCGCGCGACACCCGCACCGTGCTGGGCCTGTGCCTGTCGGCGATCCACAGCGGACCGATCAAGGGCGCCGAGGCCTACGGCGTCTTCCGGATGTGA
- a CDS encoding acyl-CoA dehydrogenase family protein, protein MTATSELFETPERRDLRAVVRRFTEQEVVPHLADWERAGELPRSLHRTAADIGLLGLGFPEPVGGAGDLLDTVVATEELIGAGGSSGLVAGLLTHGIALPHIVDAGDPDLIDRFVRPTVAGELIGALAITEPGGGSDVAALRTTARRDGDTYVVNGTKTFITSGARADFVTTAVRTGGPGYQGISLLVVEKGTPGFAVDRRLEKMGWHCSDTAELSFVDARVPAANLVGPENGGFALIMRQFQVERISLAVQAYATAQRCLDLALSHVRQRETFGKPLIARQVVRHRLVDMAQRIDLARTYTREVAVRVAAGEEVVAQVCFAKNAAVEACSFVVDAAVQLHGGAGYLRDTEVERHYRDARILGIGGGATEVMTELAARRLGYTA, encoded by the coding sequence GTGACCGCCACGTCGGAGTTGTTCGAGACGCCGGAGCGCCGCGACCTGCGGGCGGTCGTGCGCAGGTTCACCGAGCAGGAGGTCGTGCCGCACCTGGCGGACTGGGAGCGCGCGGGCGAGCTGCCCCGCTCGCTGCACCGCACCGCGGCCGACATCGGGTTGCTGGGCCTCGGGTTCCCCGAGCCCGTCGGCGGCGCGGGCGACCTGCTCGACACCGTGGTGGCCACCGAGGAGCTGATCGGGGCCGGCGGGTCGTCCGGGCTGGTCGCCGGGCTGCTCACGCACGGCATCGCGCTGCCGCACATCGTGGACGCCGGTGACCCCGACCTGATCGACCGGTTCGTGCGGCCGACGGTGGCCGGTGAGCTGATCGGGGCGCTCGCGATCACCGAACCGGGTGGCGGTTCGGACGTGGCGGCCCTGCGCACCACGGCCCGTCGCGACGGTGACACCTACGTGGTGAACGGGACGAAGACGTTCATCACCTCGGGTGCCCGGGCGGACTTCGTGACCACGGCCGTGCGCACCGGCGGCCCGGGCTACCAGGGCATCAGCCTGCTGGTGGTCGAGAAGGGCACGCCCGGGTTCGCGGTGGACCGCAGGTTGGAGAAGATGGGCTGGCACTGCTCCGACACCGCCGAGCTGTCCTTCGTGGACGCCCGCGTGCCCGCGGCGAACCTCGTCGGGCCGGAGAACGGCGGGTTCGCGCTGATCATGCGCCAGTTCCAGGTGGAGCGGATCTCGCTGGCCGTGCAGGCCTACGCGACCGCGCAACGGTGCCTCGACCTGGCGCTGTCCCACGTGCGGCAGCGCGAGACGTTCGGCAAGCCGCTCATCGCGCGCCAGGTGGTCCGCCACCGGCTGGTGGACATGGCGCAGCGCATCGACCTCGCCCGCACCTACACCCGCGAGGTGGCGGTGCGGGTGGCGGCCGGCGAGGAGGTGGTGGCGCAGGTGTGCTTCGCGAAGAACGCGGCCGTGGAGGCGTGCTCGTTCGTCGTGGACGCGGCGGTCCAACTGCACGGCGGCGCCGGCTACCTGCGCGACACCGAGGTCGAGCGGCACTACCGGGACGCGCGCATCCTCGGCATCGGTGGCGGCGCGACCGAGGTGATGACGGAGCTGGCGGCACGGCGATTGGGGTACACGGCATGA
- a CDS encoding TIGR03084 family metal-binding protein, with amino-acid sequence MIDDILIDLHMESDVLDALVAPLDDWSVPTPAPGWTIANQISHLTWTDRISALAARDPGAFAEALKRATPDMVDEGAREPVTLEQWREGRDELAEALRAVPPGVKVPWFGPPMSPVSMATARLMETWAHGQDVADALGTTREPTNRLKHVAHIAVRAFGWSFLVNGRPAPQVPLRVELLGPEGDLWTWGPADAEDRITGPALDFCLLATQRRHRDDLAVTAVGDHARAWLPIAQAFAGPPGPGREKERS; translated from the coding sequence GTGATCGACGACATCCTGATCGACCTGCACATGGAGAGCGACGTGCTGGACGCCCTCGTCGCCCCGCTGGACGACTGGTCCGTCCCGACGCCCGCACCGGGCTGGACGATCGCCAACCAGATCAGCCACCTGACCTGGACCGACCGCATCTCCGCGCTCGCCGCGCGCGACCCGGGCGCGTTCGCCGAAGCGCTGAAGCGCGCCACGCCGGACATGGTGGACGAGGGCGCGCGCGAGCCCGTCACCCTGGAGCAGTGGCGGGAGGGCCGCGACGAGCTGGCCGAGGCGCTGCGCGCCGTGCCGCCGGGGGTGAAGGTGCCGTGGTTCGGCCCACCGATGAGCCCCGTGTCGATGGCCACCGCCCGCCTGATGGAGACCTGGGCGCACGGCCAGGACGTGGCCGACGCGCTCGGCACCACCCGTGAGCCGACCAACCGGCTCAAGCACGTCGCGCACATCGCGGTCCGCGCGTTCGGCTGGTCGTTCCTGGTCAACGGCCGGCCGGCGCCGCAGGTCCCGCTCCGGGTGGAGCTGCTCGGTCCGGAGGGCGACCTGTGGACGTGGGGCCCGGCGGACGCCGAGGACCGGATCACCGGTCCGGCCCTCGACTTCTGCCTGCTGGCCACCCAGCGGCGGCACCGCGACGACCTCGCCGTCACGGCCGTCGGCGACCACGCGCGGGCGTGGCTGCCGATCGCGCAGGCGTTCGCCGGGCCGCCCGGCCCCGGTCGGGAGAAGGAGCGGTCGTGA
- a CDS encoding TetR/AcrR family transcriptional regulator has protein sequence MSTSTGQREGRSQADRSRETRRKLMQATVECLVERGWAGTTTTVVAERAGVSRGAQLHHFRTRGELVAAAVEHLGAESVLDLKERARQVNGSTLAVVELIADFYASDLFTAALELWVAARTDPELKTVVVPLEVRLGRETHRLAVELLNADEAKPGVRETVQLTLDLVRGLALANQLTDDGKRRSRIIRHWARMLEDSL, from the coding sequence ATGTCCACGTCAACCGGGCAGCGCGAGGGCCGCAGCCAGGCCGATCGCAGCCGCGAGACCCGGCGCAAGCTCATGCAGGCCACCGTCGAGTGCCTGGTCGAGCGGGGCTGGGCGGGCACGACGACGACCGTGGTGGCCGAGCGCGCCGGCGTGTCGCGCGGCGCTCAACTGCACCACTTCCGCACCCGCGGCGAGCTCGTCGCCGCCGCCGTCGAGCACCTGGGCGCGGAGAGCGTGCTCGACCTCAAGGAACGCGCGCGCCAGGTCAACGGCAGCACCCTCGCGGTGGTCGAGCTGATCGCCGACTTCTACGCCAGCGACCTGTTCACCGCCGCGCTCGAACTGTGGGTCGCCGCGCGCACCGACCCCGAGCTGAAGACCGTGGTGGTGCCCCTGGAGGTCCGCCTCGGCCGAGAGACCCACCGGCTGGCCGTCGAGCTGCTCAACGCCGACGAGGCCAAGCCGGGCGTCCGCGAGACCGTGCAGCTCACCCTGGACCTGGTGCGCGGCCTCGCGCTGGCCAACCAGCTCACCGACGACGGCAAGCGGCGGAGTCGGATCATCCGGCACTGGGCGCGGATGCTGGAGGACTCGCTGTGA
- a CDS encoding nuclear transport factor 2 family protein, with product MQAAPSSGAGFVPTDDDVAGVLAWFEQWDALAVAKDVEAMADMALFPVNAVTDGSAQSWDRARFLRDMKATLGDGDVRMESVRTPVFVNADLVFVITDATITAGDFSQVVRYGDLLVKVDGKWLFQTMVQGGW from the coding sequence ATGCAGGCTGCACCGAGTAGTGGAGCGGGGTTCGTGCCGACCGACGACGACGTGGCGGGCGTGCTCGCGTGGTTCGAGCAGTGGGACGCCTTGGCCGTGGCCAAGGACGTCGAGGCGATGGCGGACATGGCGTTGTTCCCGGTCAACGCGGTGACCGACGGGTCGGCGCAGTCGTGGGACCGGGCGCGGTTCCTGCGCGACATGAAGGCGACGTTGGGCGACGGTGACGTGCGGATGGAGTCCGTCCGCACGCCGGTGTTCGTCAACGCGGACCTGGTGTTCGTGATCACCGACGCGACCATCACCGCCGGGGATTTCTCGCAGGTCGTGCGGTACGGCGACCTGCTGGTCAAGGTCGACGGGAAGTGGCTGTTCCAGACGATGGTCCAGGGCGGCTGGTAA
- a CDS encoding FAD-binding oxidoreductase: protein MAVSRRTALLAAGAAVVAGTGARPARWGRLRAQLAGELLLPGEVGYDAARLPFNSLFDHHRPAAIARCVRPEDVQRCLEEARRSGIRVAARGGGHSYAAYSTPHQGLVVDLAPMSGVEVRPDGTAVVGAGARLGDVYAALAAAGRCLPLGNCPSVGIAGLTLGGGLGWVDRAFGLTCDWLRAARVVTVDSRVITAAEDREAELFWALRGGGGGNFGVVTSFEFATAPVPEVFTVFRVRFPAGSAADVLGAWQPWSAAAPEHLSSTCVVLPDGSVDLTGCSIGPAALLRAELARLDVDGPLEHAEVDYPTAISIMTQGHPPRNAFRASSRIADGLWDDPAAVAGTVRGAAGALLIVGALGGAIDRVGPADTAYPHRGAPTSVEVFGTVGDLPVEQVTREVDDAQAALAGLIGTGTYINYLDPEQEDWAWTAYRHNLPRLRAAARRYDPDRVLRFPRSVR from the coding sequence GTGGCGGTTTCGCGGCGGACGGCGTTGCTGGCGGCGGGTGCGGCGGTGGTCGCGGGCACGGGGGCGCGGCCGGCGAGGTGGGGGCGGTTGCGGGCGCAGCTGGCCGGTGAGCTGCTGCTACCCGGTGAGGTCGGCTACGACGCCGCCAGGCTGCCGTTCAACTCGCTGTTCGACCACCACCGACCGGCGGCCATCGCCCGGTGCGTGCGGCCGGAGGACGTGCAGCGGTGCCTGGAGGAGGCGCGGCGCAGCGGGATCCGGGTCGCCGCACGCGGCGGTGGGCACAGCTACGCCGCGTACTCCACCCCGCACCAGGGGCTGGTGGTGGACCTCGCGCCCATGTCGGGGGTGGAGGTCAGGCCCGACGGCACGGCGGTCGTCGGCGCGGGCGCACGGCTCGGTGACGTGTACGCGGCGTTGGCGGCGGCGGGCCGGTGCCTGCCGCTGGGCAACTGCCCGTCGGTCGGGATCGCGGGGCTCACCCTGGGCGGCGGTCTCGGGTGGGTGGACCGCGCGTTCGGGCTCACGTGCGACTGGTTGCGGGCGGCGCGGGTGGTCACGGTGGACAGCCGGGTGATCACGGCGGCGGAGGACCGCGAGGCGGAGCTGTTCTGGGCGTTGCGCGGCGGCGGTGGCGGGAACTTCGGGGTGGTCACGTCGTTCGAGTTCGCCACCGCGCCGGTGCCGGAGGTGTTCACCGTGTTCCGGGTGCGGTTCCCGGCCGGGTCGGCGGCGGACGTGCTCGGTGCGTGGCAGCCGTGGAGCGCGGCGGCGCCCGAGCACCTGTCCAGCACGTGCGTGGTGCTGCCGGACGGCTCGGTGGACCTCACCGGTTGCTCGATCGGGCCGGCGGCCCTGCTGCGCGCCGAGCTGGCCCGGCTGGACGTCGACGGGCCGCTCGAGCACGCCGAGGTCGACTACCCGACCGCGATCTCGATCATGACCCAGGGCCACCCGCCGCGCAACGCGTTCCGGGCGTCCTCGCGCATCGCCGACGGCCTGTGGGACGACCCGGCGGCGGTGGCGGGCACGGTGCGGGGCGCGGCCGGGGCGCTGCTCATCGTGGGCGCGCTCGGTGGCGCGATCGACCGGGTGGGGCCGGCGGACACGGCCTACCCCCACCGCGGCGCGCCGACCTCCGTCGAGGTGTTCGGCACCGTCGGCGACCTGCCGGTCGAGCAGGTCACGCGCGAGGTGGACGACGCGCAGGCGGCGTTGGCGGGTTTGATCGGCACCGGCACCTACATCAACTACCTGGACCCGGAGCAGGAGGACTGGGCGTGGACGGCGTACCGGCACAACCTGCCCCGGCTGCGTGCCGCGGCACGGCGGTACGACCCGGATCGCGTGCTGCGGTTCCCGCGGTCGGTGCGCTGA